The genomic region CGTGGTCCAGCAGCCCCGCGAGCCGGTCGAGTTCGGCGACCGACGCCTCGCAGGCGCGAAGTGACGGCGGACCGGCCCCCCGCAGGCCGGGGAGCAGCCCCTTGACCCGCTCCACGGCGTCCGAGACCCAGACGCGCAGGCCCTCGACGCCACCGCTCTCCTCCCCGCTCACCGGCACTCCGCCTCTCCGGGGCCGCGTACGGCCCCCACGCGCCCCCAACAGCGTCCGGATCCCCCACTATGCACATCCGCGGTGGGCGAGGCGGCGAGTTCCCGGCTTCTCCCCGTCAACGACCGGAGTCCGACCTGGAGGCACCCAGATCGGCCCGCATCTCTCGCCGCATCTCGCGCAGTCGGGCCCACAGCGACACGATGGCCGCTTGTGCGGCGGCCGGTGAGTCGCCCGGCCGTCGCGCGCCGTCGTCCAGCCGTCGGACCATGCCGTAGACCGCCCCGAGACCGTGACTGACGGCGGCCGCGTGGTCGAGCACCCGCTCCGGCAGTCGAATCTGCGCCTCCGCGTACACCTCCCGGTGGTGGTCGCGCGCACCGGTGAGCCGTTGCCGTGCGTGAGGAACTTCGGCGTCGTGCCCCAGTGCGTGCAGCTGATCGGTGAGCGCGGCCAGATAGTGCCGGCTCGAGGTGTTGAGCGCCACGTAGCACGCCCACAGTTCCTGGGCCGAGGTGCGCTGGTCCCACAACTCCTCGGCCCGCTCCTGCTCACGCTGCCGACTGCGATCAGCCGCCCGCTGGGTCAGCAGCGCGGACATCAGTGTGCCGACGACGCCCGCGACCGCTGTCAGCTGAGCGGTCACCACACCGATGTCCACGCGGCCCCCCCCTCGTTCCCCGCACGACAAGCGAAGCAGCGGAGGGCGCGCCGGGTGAAGGCCCGGCCCGGACTTCGCCCGGTGTTTGCCCCGTTGCCGCCCATCGCGGCCGGGAGCGGGGGAGCCGTGGGCGGCGCCGGGGTAATGGTCGGTCGATTTCCGGTCGGGAGGGGCGAGTTGACCGCGATCGGGTACGACGGGAGCACTCTGCGGCCATCATGGGCCGCGGGAACGACCGGATGGATTCACCGAGGCGGACGGGGTCGTGGGGACATGGCGGAGTACGGGGAGAGCGGCGGGGTCCGGGCACTTCGGGCCTGGGCCGACGAGGCGGCCGAACGCGCCGCCCGGCTGGTGGGTCAGGGAGGCGAGGGCTCCCCGGTGTCCGCCGAGGAGTTCGAGAGCTCCATCGCCGAACTCTCCCGGTTGCGGCCCCTCCTGGACCACGACCCGGAGTTGCTCGGCCGGGTCACGCTGGTGCTCGGCGGCCTGCTCGCCACCCGCCACGCCACCGGGCGCGGCACACCGGGCGACCCGGAACGGGCCCGGCGTCTGCTGGAAGAGGTGCGGGACCGGACGACGGCCGCCGGGGAGCGGATGGCGGAGGACGGCAGGCGGTGGGCGGCCACGTTCCTGATGATGGTGTCGGGTCATACGGAGCCGGGCCGTCCGGCGGGGTCACCCCCGGACTTCTGGTCCGTCTTCGACCGGGCGATGGCGGCCGGGCCCGAAGGGGCCGCCGAAGAGGCGGCCCGGATGGCGGCGCTGGCCGCCGAGGTCGGGCAGCTGCCGGTGCCGCCGGAACTCCAGGCCCGGCTGGGGCAGATGCGGGAGGTGCTGGCGTACATGTCGAAGACCGACCTCTCCGATCCCGAGACGCTGCTGGCCATGCTGCCCCCCGACCTGCCGTTCGGCGATCAGCTGCGGACCATGCTGGACCTCGTGGCAACCCTGCCTGACACGGCGGACACGGCTGGTTCGGCCGATCCGGCTGAATCGGCCGAACCGTGCGTGTTGCCGGTACCGGAGGCCGTCTGCCAGGAGCCGCAGTCGCAGTCGCAGTCGCAGTCCGAGGCCGACACGACCGTCACCAGCGCGTGGCTCGCCGCCGTACTCGGCCTGCCGGACGCCCTGCAAACCGGCGACCCCGAGTCCCTCAACCGGCTTCTCCAGCGGCTGGGCGGGCAGCTCGACCGCCTGCCCACAGGGCATGGCCGGGCCTCCGAGATCGAGAACCTGATGCGCATGGTGCTCCAGACGGCGGGGCCGCTCGGGGGCAGCCGGGCGGACAGCGGCGAGGCCCACGGGCAGATCGCCTCGATCGCCGAGCACTTCGCGCAGTGGACGGCCGGGGATCCCAGAGGTGCCGAACTCAACGTCGGAGTCCGCGCGCACGAACTGTTCACCAGAATGGCCGCGGAGGAGGAGGCGGAGAACGAGGAGGAGTACCTGAGGCTGGTGGGCGAGGTGGAGGCTCTCGAACGCGAGACGCCCCCGGAGCACACCTTCCGTTGGCTGGTGGAACTCGTCCACGGCACCACGCTCACTGCGATGGCCGACCGCACCGGCGACAGCGCGATGCTCGTGCGCGGCCTGGCACGGCAGGAAGCCGCCCTCGCGAGCGTGCTCGCGACGGAACCCTGGGTGCCCCAGGAACAGATCGTGGCGCTCCGCGAAGCGCTCCGGGCCGCGCAGGCCGCGCTGGGCGACACCCCCGACCTCATGCCCGACCCCGCTCCACCGGCCCCGGGCGCCGCGACGGGCACCCGGTACCTCGCCGCCCTGACGGCAACCCTCCGGCACTCCACCACCCAGGACCCCGCCGATCTGGACGCCGCCATCAGCGGACTGGAGCAGGTCCGCGACGACATCCGGCAGGGCCGGGCGCCGCAGCTCGCGGCCCCCGCCCTGTGGCAGCTCGCGGAGAACTACCGCCGCCGCCTGGACCGCACCCGGGACCAGGCAGACCGGGACGCCGCCACGGACGCGGCCATGGAATCGCTGCAGGCGCTCGCCGGTGACGTCGTCCTGCAGGCCGGCTCCGACCACGGTCTGCTGGCCGCCCGGTCCGGGGCCGACCGCGGGGTACGGGCCGCCATCTGGGCCGCCTCCCAGGGCCGGGTCGAGGATGCGGTCGCCGCGCTCGAACTGGGCCGGGCCCTGGTGCTGCGAGCGGCATCCACTTCCCGGGCCGTGCCCGAACTGCTGGAGTCCCGCGGCCACCACGACCTCGCGGGCGAATGGCGGGTGGCGGAACGCGGACGGGACGGAGCCGGACCCGGAGCCGAAGCCGTGAGCGGCGCGGCACCCGACACAGTCCCCTGGGAACTGCCCAGCTCCCTGCGGCGCCGCGCCCTGGATGCCCTGGGCCGCCGGGAGCCGGGCGGTGTCCTCTTCAGCACCCCCACGGTCGACGAGCTCAAGGCCGGGGTGGCCGAGGGCAACGCGGACGCGCTGGTCTACCTGCTCGCGGGCGGGGGCGGTACGCCGGGCATGGCGGTGGTCGTGGGCCCGGACATCGGCACCGGAGTACGGGCACTGCCTCTCCTGTCCGCGGAGCAGAGCGGCCCCCTGGAGCGGTACCTCGACGCCGCGGCCGCCCACCAGGAGCGGCCCGGCGTCCCGGCCGCCGCGCAGACCTGGGAGGACGCTCTGTCCGATCTCTGCGACTGGGCGACCGATGCGGTGGTCCTCCCGGTGATCAGCGGCATCGTGGAACGGCTCGCCGAGAACGAGAACCGGCGCAAGGACCGCCCAGGCCCGCCCAGGATCGTGCTGGTGCCCTGCGGCCGCCTCGGCATCGTGCCCTGGCACGCGGCCCGCCTGCCTGCCGAGGCCCCCAGCGACTACGTCTGCCAGATCATGGTCATCAGCTACGCGGCGTCCGGCCGCCAGTTCCTGAACACGGTCCGGCGTGCCCGGCGGGCCCCGGCCGACGCTCCCGTTCTGGTCTCGGACCCCACCATGAGCCTGCCGTACGCGGAGCTGGAAGTGACGGCGCTCCAGCAGTCCCTGTACCCGCGGGCGCGCCTGTACGGGGAGTTCTACGAACCGCCCGCCGAGCCCGCGGCGGCCGGCACGCCGGGCGACCTCCTCGACGCACTCGCCGGCGCTCCGTCCCTGCTCCACGTGGCGTGTCACGGCTCGGCCGGCCCCAACCCGACGACCTCCGCGCTGCGCCTGGCACCCGACGGAGACGGACCGGAGGAAGGCCGGCCCACCGACCTGCTGACCGTCACGCGGCTGCTCGACCGCCCGATGGGCGAACAGGAAGCCCCGGACGGCCCGTTGGTCGTGCTCAGTGCCTGCGAGACGGACCTGAGCAAGCGCGACCACGACGAGGCGCTCACCCTGACGACCGCCTTCGTGGCGAGCGGCGCGCGGGACGTGGTGGGCTCCCGGTGGGCCACCCGGGACTCGGCCGCGGCGCTGATGATGGCCGTGTTCCACCACTACGTGACCGTCGAGGGCCTGAGCCCGGTCGACGCGCTCCATGTCGCCCAGAAGTGGATGCTCGACCCGGAGCGGCAGAACCCGGGGTCGCTCAGCGGCAGCCTCCTCGACGAGCTGACCCGCGGCCCGGACCTGCGCCGCCCGGCGACCTGGGCCGCCTTCATCCACCAGGGCCATCCGGGGCCGTCCACCACGGGGTGAGGGTGACGGTGCGCGGCACTCGGCCGCCTGCAGTCAACGCGGAACCCTCCTGGACGGGGCGCGGTCTCCTGGAGCGCTTTCCAGTACAGCGGGCCGCCGGGTCAGCCGGACGCGTCGGGTGGTGTGCCCGCGGCGCGGCGGAATTCCTCGTTGAGGCGCTGGGCCTCTTCGAGCTGGTCCTCCAGGATGACGATGCGGCAGGCGGCTTCGACCTGCATGCCCTGATCGACGAGTTCCCGGGCGCGGGCGGCGATGCGCAGCTGGTAGCGGGAGTAGCGGCGGTGGCCGCCCTCCGAGCGGAGCGGGGTGATCAGGCGGGCCTCGCCGATGGCACGGAGGAAGCCGGGGGTGGTACCGAGCAGCTCGGCGGCCCTGCCCATCGTGTAGGCGGGGTAGTCGTCGTCGTCCAGCCGGCCGCCGAGCGAGTCGTCCGCTGTCATCTGCACCTCTTCTTGGGAGCGCGTCGAGGGGAATTCAACACCATCCGCCGACCCTGGTGTGTTTCCTTCCCCGCGGGCGGGTGCTCGCGCCCGCGGACGCCACGCACGGCGAAGGCCCCGACCGGCGTGTGCCGGTCGGGGCCTTCGGTGTCGTTCTGCCGCTCAGACGGAGACGGGGCTGCCGAGCATCGCGGACGCCTGCTGGAGCGGGCTCAGGGTCGCCGCGGGAGCCTCGGGCAGGCCGCGGACGGTGAAGCCGAGCTGGGTCATGGCCCGGATGACCTCGCCGGCGCTGAAGTCGCGGCGGTCCTGGCGGGTGACGACCTGTCCCACCTGCATGACGGGGTAGACGCGACGGCCGATGATCACCGATTCACCCACGACGGTTTCGGGCTTGACGCCCTTCATCGATTCCAGCACGCCGGCCTTGGTGAGGTCGAACGGGAACCGGGCGATGACGCAGCGCATGATGCCTCACTCACGGGAGGAAGGGGGAAGTACGGAAGGAGGGGTCTGACCTGGGCTCGCCGGGGCTCTAGGCCGCAGCGTCGAACGTGCCCTGGCGCTGGCCGCCGCGGCGCGAGGCCTGCGAGGGGCGGCCGCGCCGGCCGCGCGAGGCGGCGCTGCGCTTGGGGCGCTCGCTCACCGGCGCCGTGATGACGACGGGGATGCCGGACGGGGTCCGGGCGCCGGTGATGCGCTGCAACTCGGCCTCACCGGAGCGGACCTGAGTGGTCTGCGGGGTGATGCCGGCGGTGGCCATGAGGCGGGTCATGTCGCGTCGCTGGTTGGGGGTGACGAGGGTGACGACGCTGCCGGACTCGCCCGCGCGGGCGGTGCGTCCGCCGCGGTGGAGGTAGTCCTTGTGGTCGGTGGGCGGGTCCACGTTGACCACGAGGTCCAGGTTGTCGACGTGGATGCCGCGGGCGGCGACGTTGGTGGCCACCAGCACGGTCACGTGCCCGGTCTTGAACTGGGCCAGGGTGCGGGTGCGCTGGGGCTGGGACTTGCCGCCGTGCAGGGCCGCGGCCCGTACGCCGCTGTTGAGGAGGTCCTGGGTCAGCCGGTCGACGGCGTGCTTGGTGTCCAGGAACATGATCACGCGGCCGTCGCGGGCGGCGATCTCCGTGGTCGTGGCGTGCTTGTCGGCGCCCTGCACGTGCAGCACGTGGTGTTCCATCGTGGTCACCGCGCTGGCCGAGGGGTCGACGGAGTGGACGACGGGGTCGTTCAGGTAGCGGCGCACGAGCAGGTCGACGTTGCGGTCGAGGGTCGCGGAGAACAGCATCCGCTGGCCGCCCGGGCGCACCTGGTCGAGCAGGGCGGTGACCTGCGGCATGAAGCCCATGTCGGCCATCTGATCGGCCTCGTCGAGCACGGTGGTGTCCACCTGGTCGAGCCGGCAGTCGCCGCGCTCGATGAGGTCCGCGAGGCGTCCGGGGGTGGCGACGACCACCTCGGCGCCACCACGGAGCGCGCTGGCCTGCTTGCCGATCGGCATGCCGCCGACGACCGTGGCCAGCCGCAGCTTCACGGAGCGGGCGTAGGGGGTGAGGGCGTCCGTGACCTGCTGGGCGAGCTCGCGGGTGGGGACGAGTACCAGGGACAGCGGCTGGCGGGGCTCCGCCCGCCGTCCGGCGGTACGGGCCAGCAGCGCGAGGCCGAAGGCGAGGGTCTTGCCGGAGCCGGTGCGCCCGCGGCCGAGCGCGTCGCGGCCCGCAAGGGTGTTCGGCAGGGTCGCGGCCTGGATCGGGAACGGGACGCTCACGCCCTCCGCGCCGAGCGCGGCGAGCAGAGGGGCGGGCATGTCGAGCTCGGCGAACGCCTCTACGGCGGGCAGTGCGGGGGTGATCGTCCGGGGGAGGGCGAACTCGCCCTGTACGGCGGCGGGCCGGCGGCCGTAGCCGCCGGAGCGGCCCTGTCCTCCCGAGCGGCCCTGTCCTCCCGAGCGGGCCTGCCCGCCGGAACGGCTGGGGGCCGCCGAGCCGAACCGGCTCCCGCCCGTGCGGGAGGAGGAGGCGGAGGAGCGATTGTTCGTGCGTGTGCGGTTCATACGGAACCTTCCTCGAATGCGGCGCATATCAAGGAATTCCCGCAGCGGCGAGCGCACGGAGAATTGCGAGAATGGGCCGGATGGACGTGAAAGCGAATCTGGCCGGCGAAAATCAGTGCGGGCTCAGGCGCTGGAAACGGGGACGCGGCGCGAAGGCGGGTGTCCCAGGGCGAGGATCCTCGTGCGGAGGGCCGCGGAATCCCCGGATCGTCCCGCAGGTGAACTCACTGCGGGGAAAACGCGCAGCTGGGGCCCGCACCCCGAGGGATGCGGGCCCCAGCTGCAAAGTACGCGTCAGTGTCAGGCGGGAACGATGTTCTCGGCCGTCGGGCCCTTCTGGCCCTGCGCGATGTCGAAGCTGACCTTCTGGCCTTCCTGCAGCTCGCGGAAGCCCTGGGCGGCGATGTTCGAGTAGTGGGCGAACACGTCAGCGCCGCCACCCTCCTGCTCGATGAAGCCGAAACCCTTTTCCGCGTTGAACCACTTCACGGTACCAGTAGCCATGTCAATTCTCCTTTGGGGCAGTACAACGCGATCCGCAACGTGCGGACCTCGTGTCGCCGCGATGATTGCCCCGCCGGACCAAAAAGACCGGAAATGCACAAGCGCTCGCAGCGGACGTGAAGTCCGACTGGGCGCTTGAAATTTTGGGAACCACAACTGCAACTGAGATCGACAGTAGCACGGCACGGTGACCCGCGCCGTAAATATCGGCGCCCTCTTTGTAGCCGTGAAGAATCCTCGGCGCGCGGTCCGCTAAATTCTCATCTCGCGAACACAGATATTTCCGCCCGGGGCGCACGGTTTCCCGCGCCGCCGGGCAGGCCACCGGACGGCCAATAGGTTCAACGGCTCGGCCACCCGGGCGACGGCGTCCCGGAGCGAGGAGGCGGCGCCAGCCGTCTCCTCGGCCGGCACCCCTGCCCGTGCGCCGCGATGGTGCTCAGGGTGATGTGGAAGGACCTGCGGTAGGCGTCCTCCACCAGGGCGCACCGGACCGAGGGCCAGAGCACGGGGGTGATCGCCTGCCACAACGGGGGGAGGGCGAACTGCTGATAGGCGCAGATGGTCACTCTCGTGCCGACCGCGGTCCGGGCGAAGGAGACCGAGCCGTCGTCCTGAAGGGAGGACCTGACGAGTTGGCCGCACGCCTGATCCGCACCTGCCTGCCCGGCCCGGCGCTGCACCTGCCCCACCCCCGATACCCCCAACTCGTCCCCGGCCGAGGGGGATCGCCGTACGGAGCGACGATCGGCTGCTTCGTCCGGCTGCGCCCCTACAAGCGGACCGCCGCCTTCGCGCAGGCGTTCGTCCGGCACGCCGCCGGGGAGCAGCGGCTGCTGATCGCGGGGCATCCGGACGATCCGGCCACGCACCGCACCCTGACCGAGATCGCGGCCGCCCACGACCGGGTCCGCTAGTGCGAGGGACGCCATCGGGCTGGCCCTGCGACCTTCACCGAGCGCTCGACGGAGGTCGTCAGCCGGTACTCGGCGTCGGCGGAGCCGACCTCGAAGGGCATCTCACCGCTCGGAGGGTCGTCGTTCTCGCCGACCTTGACGCCGTTGCCGTACAGCGTCGACGTGGCCGAGGTCGGCGAGGTTGAGGAGGGTTCTCGTGATTTCGGTCGGGGTGGCGGGGGCGACCGTGGCGTGCCAGAGACGTTCTCCGACCCCGATATCGCCTGACCGCGATCGGCGCCCGTCACACGCCCAACTCCCTTATTCAGGCACGAACGTGCGCCGCGAGAGACAGAATTGCGAGCATGTTGAATCAAGGTGATCTGGAACAGGACATCCGCACCCTCGCCGACGACGAGGCCGTCCGCGCGCTGACGGCGCTGGCGGAGGAGCACGGGCTGCTCCCCGCCGCGCGGCAGCTGTCCGAGGGCGGCGATGAGCTGCGGGCGGAGGTGGCCGCCGTGGAGCTGGAGCGGTACGTGGGGGCGGACCAACCTGAGTTTTCCGACGGTGAGTTGGCGCGCCGCTTACTGGAGTATGCGGCGGCGCTGCGCGAGGACCTGGCGGACACGGTCGGCGAGGCCGTCGCCTACGCATGCTCGCCCATGGAACGGCTCGACCCCGTCACGCTGCCGGTCGCGGCGCTCGCCCTCACGCTCCTGCAGACCGAGGTGGTCCTGAAGCGGGATCCGCGCGGCAGGTGGAGCCTGACCATCCACAAGCGTGCCCTGCGGGACTCCTCCCTCGGCCGGGTCCTAACGGCCCTGCTCTCGCAGATCACCAGCGGCAAGTAGCCGGCGGACCGGGAGGGGGGTCGCGATGACGGTCTCGGTGAGGGCGCCCTACGCGTGGCACTGCGAGCAATGTGTCCAGGAGCGGGGGGCTCCGGTCTGGCGCGTCATCGACGCGCGGGAGCGGGCCGACGTGCTGGCGGCACCTGTCCCCGGCGTCCCGGGCGTCTCCTGGGTGGACTGCCCCGTCTGCGGGACCAGGACGCACATCGAGGCGCCGCTGCTGGTCCTGCGCCCGGGCGCGGCAGCGCCCCTGCTGCTAGCGGTCTCCGTCGCGGAGCTCGGGGGCGGTCCGCCGCCCTCCGGGGAGCCCCTGCTGGCGGAGGCCGCGCGGGCCGGGGCCTTCCTCGGCGGCGTCTTCCCCGGGGAGGCGATCCCGCTGCCGCGCAGGCTGCTCCCCCACGTCCTGGCCCGCGACCTCGAACGGGACCTGGCGGATCCCGAGTCGGCATGCCGGGAGCTGGAGCCCGAGGGGGCGCCGACGGTCGCGAACTACCGGATCTTCCTGGATTACCTGGGGGAGGCACGCGCCGACTCCCTGGTCGGGGAGCTGCTGACCGCGATGCTGCTCGGCCTGCCGGACGCCCTCGCGGAACTCGTCCGTACGCACCCGGCGCTGACGGACGGCACCCGCGTGCGCGACGCGGGCCGAGAGGAGCTGCGCAGGGCGGCCGAGACCCCCCTCAAAGAGGTGCTGCGCATACGGCAGCGGCTCCTGGACGAACTGTGCGACGGCCGGACCACTCCGGACACCGCCATGCGCCGCTACTTCGAGTCCCTGGGGCGCTTCGACGCCGGTCTGCGGACCCGGCTGCACGCGATGTACCTGGAGGCCCGCGACACCGACGGGCCCAAAGGCATCCCGCTCGCCCGCGAGGCGCTGGAGCTCGCCGCCGGCTTGGGCGAGGAGGGCATGGAGACCGAGCTGGCCGCGCGGCTCGGCGAACGCCTGGTGCTCGCTGTGCACGCCGGGCTCGACGCCGATCCCTCCGAGGCCGTCCGGGTCCTCGAACGCGCCCTCAGCCGACTGCGCGAGGGGACTCTCCAGTGGGTGGAGGTGGCGAACAACCTGGCCAGCGCCCACCACCTGCGGGACGACGGCGACCGGTTGGAGATCTGGGAAGCCGCCCGCGACCTGCTGGCGCGCGCGACCGCGCTGGACCGGAGCGAGTATCCCGAGTACTGGGCGCGGGTCCAGACCAACTACGGCCTGCTCCTCTCGGAGCGGCCCGGCGGTGGCCCCGAGGACCTCACCCTCGGCATCGAGCACATCAGGGCGGGGCTCGAGGAGCGGGCCCCCGAGCGGGACAGGGTCGCCTGGGCCCACTCGATGGTCAACCTCGGCCTGCTGCTGTATCGGCGCGCCGGGGTGGAAGACCTCAGGGAGGCGGAGCAGTGCTACCGGGACGCCCTGAGCCACCTCGGCGCCGGTGACGACCCGGCTCTGTGGTCCCGCATCCAGTGCAATCTGGGCGACCTGCTGCTGTCCCGGGATCCCGTCGACGCGCGCGGCGCCCGGGAGGCGGCGACGGCAGCGCTCGCCCTGTCCACCGCGCGCCCCGGCCTCCTGGACACGGGCCGCATCGCCTGGCTGCTGGCCCGGGCCATGGACCACATCGACGGCCCGGGCAGCGCAGACGGCCTCCGGCTGCGCCACGCGGCCCTGGGGGCCACACCGGCCACGGTGTCGCCATCCCTGCACCTCAACATCGGCCGGGAACTGCTCAGCGCGCACGCCTCGGCGGAACGCTGGAGCGAGGCGGCCGATGTCGCGTCCGGCATGCTGACCGCCGTGACCGCGCTCTACGACGCCCAGGTCACCGGGACCGGCCGCCAGAGCGTCCTCGCCCAGGTGAACCGGATCGCCCGCTGGGCCGCCTTCCTGCTGGCCCGGGCGGGGCGTCCGGAGCGTGCAGTCGAGGCGATCGAGGGCGGAGTGGCCTGTGAGCTCTCGGCGGTGGCCGGACGAGGGGCGGCCGACCTGGAGGCCTTGGGACGGATCGACCCCGCTGCCGCCCACCGCTACCGGCTGGCACAGGCCCGGTACCGGTCCTCGGCCGGCGAGGCGTTCGCGGCGGCGTCCGGCGGCCCCACCGCCGCTGGCTCTACGGCGAGCGGGGAGGCCGCCGCCGAACGCGGCGTGCGTGCGGCGATCGCGGAGATCCGCGCGATCCCGGGCTTCGAGCGCTTCCTACGCACCGACGGACTGGCGGACATCGTCCGCGCGGCGGGCGGGCGTCCGCTCGTCTACCTGGTGAACGCGCCCTGGGGCAGCTACGCCCTCGTGCTCCCCCGCAGCTCGGGCGAGTCGCCCGCTGTACGGGCCGTTCCCGTTCCGGGGGTGAGCAGCGAGACCGTCACAGGCCTCTTGGTGCTGGACCCGGCCGACGGCGCCCTGGGCCTGCTCCTCGCCCAGGAGGCCGGAGCGCTCAGGCGCAGGCGTCTGCTCCCGCAGGCCCTGGACCGGCTCGCCGCCCTTGGACCGCTCCTGCGCCCGGTCGCGAGAGTCCTCGCGGAGGACCCGGAGCAGGAGGCCGTCGTCGTCCCGACCGGTCTGCTGGGCCTGGTCCCCCTGCACGCCGTGCCGCTCGGGCCGGGGGCGGGAGAAGTGCTCGACGACATCGGCACCGTGATCGTCTCCCCCTCCGCAGCCGTGTACGCGGCCTCCCGCGTCGCGGCCGCCCGCCCGCCGGATCCTGTGCCACGCCTGGTGGGGGTCACCGACCCTGACGGTTCGCTCCCCGGTGGACGCGGTGAACTCGCCCATATCCGGGAGCTGTTCGAGCCGCACGGTGAGGCCCGCTGCGCGGTGGGGCCCGAAGCCACCGTGGACTGGCTGCTCGGCCAGCTCGCCGAAACCTCGTACCTCCACATCATCTGCCACGGCAGCGGCGAGTTCAACGGTCGGGGCGGCTCCCTGGCCCTGGCCGACGGCCGCCTCGACATGGACACCCTGGTCCAACACCGGCTCCCCGCCTGCCGGCTCGCGGTGCTCAGCGCCTGCCAGTCCGGCCACTACGAGGTCGTCCGGGCTCCGGACGAGTTCCGCGGGCTCGCGGCGGGCTTCCTCCAGGCCGGGGCCGCGTGCGCGGTGGCCGGGCTGTGGCTGGTGGACGACATGGTGACCGCGGTGCTGATGGCGCGGTTCTACGAGCTGCTTGCCCCCGCTCAGGGGACCGGTGGGCTCCCCCCGGTGGCCGCCCTGCGCCGGGCCCGTACCTGGTTGCGTCGGCTCACCTGGGAGGAGCTCGCCCGGTATACCGCCTCCCGGCCCCCCTTGGCGGCCCTGACCGAGCGGTACACCTCCCGGGCGACGACCGGCGAGCGTCCCTTCGCCTCGCCGGTCCACTGGGCCGCGTTCACAGCGTGGGGAGTGTGAGCGCCCGCCCGGCTCCGGGGCCCGTCAGTCCGTTTGCGTCGGCCCGTTCGAGTCGATCCTGTAGCGGGAGACGGGGCCGTGGGGCGATTGCGGGGTTCTGATCTGCATCGTCGTGTACCGCCCGCCGACCAGACCCGTGAGAGTCACGGTGGCCGGGTAGTGGACCTCGCTGCCATTCGCGCAGCTGGGGCGGCAGATTACCATCCACTCCTGCCCGCTGGCGTGGGCGGTGGACAGACCCCAGTCCGACCAGGTCAGGCCCCTGAGCATGCCTTTCCCGTCTCCGCAGTGGAGCAGGACCGATTCGGGTTCCTCCAGGTAGTCCCCGAAGCAGCTCACGATCGAGGCGGGCCGCGTGCTCGACCGTGTGGTGACCGTCGTCGGCGCCTGCTCCGAGGGCTCCGGTGCGGCTGAGGGCTCGGGCGCGGGCGGGGTCGGCTCCACGGTCGGCGTGGGGGGCGCCTCGGTGGTGGGGTCGGGGGTCGGCTGCGCGGACCCCGGAGCGGTCGGGTCTCCGGTCGGCTGTCTGGACGCCGTGACGGTCGCCTCGGGGTCGGCGACGGTGCCGGTGCCGCCGTCGCGGCCGGGCACCAGGGCGAGCACGGTCGCGGCGATCGCGAGGCCGGCGGCGATGCCCGCGCCGACGGCGAAGCCGCGCCGGGCCGAAGCGGGCGGGGACCCTGGGTACGGCGGTGCGGGCTTGTCGAGGACCGGCGCCACGGACTCCGGGACGGCAGGCCGTTTCCTCAGCTCGACCCGGAGCCGCTCGATCTCGGCCTGCTGCTCCGCGATCAACTCGTGAATCTCCTGCGGCCAGGGACGCGGCGAGGGCGCCAGGCTCCCGAGGGACTCTCGCAGTTGGGCCGCGCTCGGCCGGGCGGCGGGGTCCTTGGCGAGGCAGCGGGCCACGATCGGGCGGATCTTCGCCGGCAGCCCGCTGAGGTCGGGTTCGGTGTGCACGACGTTGTACAGGGTCTGCGGCAGGGAGGGCCCGGTGAACGGGCACGCGCCGGTGCACGCCATGACCAGCACCGTCCCGAGGGAGAAGATGTCGCTGGCCGAGTCGAGCGGCGCGCCCTGGGCCTGCTCCGGGGACATGAACCCGGGTGAGCCGACCAGCCAGCCCGTGGTCGTCAGCTCGCTGCCCTCCTCGCTGTCGGCGGCTCGGGCGATGCCGAAGTCGATCACGCGGGGCCCGTCGTCGGCGAGGAGCACGTTGGACGGTTTCAGGTCCCGGTGCACCAGGCCGACCC from Streptomyces sp. NBC_00190 harbors:
- a CDS encoding CHAT domain-containing protein; protein product: MTVSVRAPYAWHCEQCVQERGAPVWRVIDARERADVLAAPVPGVPGVSWVDCPVCGTRTHIEAPLLVLRPGAAAPLLLAVSVAELGGGPPPSGEPLLAEAARAGAFLGGVFPGEAIPLPRRLLPHVLARDLERDLADPESACRELEPEGAPTVANYRIFLDYLGEARADSLVGELLTAMLLGLPDALAELVRTHPALTDGTRVRDAGREELRRAAETPLKEVLRIRQRLLDELCDGRTTPDTAMRRYFESLGRFDAGLRTRLHAMYLEARDTDGPKGIPLAREALELAAGLGEEGMETELAARLGERLVLAVHAGLDADPSEAVRVLERALSRLREGTLQWVEVANNLASAHHLRDDGDRLEIWEAARDLLARATALDRSEYPEYWARVQTNYGLLLSERPGGGPEDLTLGIEHIRAGLEERAPERDRVAWAHSMVNLGLLLYRRAGVEDLREAEQCYRDALSHLGAGDDPALWSRIQCNLGDLLLSRDPVDARGAREAATAALALSTARPGLLDTGRIAWLLARAMDHIDGPGSADGLRLRHAALGATPATVSPSLHLNIGRELLSAHASAERWSEAADVASGMLTAVTALYDAQVTGTGRQSVLAQVNRIARWAAFLLARAGRPERAVEAIEGGVACELSAVAGRGAADLEALGRIDPAAAHRYRLAQARYRSSAGEAFAAASGGPTAAGSTASGEAAAERGVRAAIAEIRAIPGFERFLRTDGLADIVRAAGGRPLVYLVNAPWGSYALVLPRSSGESPAVRAVPVPGVSSETVTGLLVLDPADGALGLLLAQEAGALRRRRLLPQALDRLAALGPLLRPVARVLAEDPEQEAVVVPTGLLGLVPLHAVPLGPGAGEVLDDIGTVIVSPSAAVYAASRVAAARPPDPVPRLVGVTDPDGSLPGGRGELAHIRELFEPHGEARCAVGPEATVDWLLGQLAETSYLHIICHGSGEFNGRGGSLALADGRLDMDTLVQHRLPACRLAVLSACQSGHYEVVRAPDEFRGLAAGFLQAGAACAVAGLWLVDDMVTAVLMARFYELLAPAQGTGGLPPVAALRRARTWLRRLTWEELARYTASRPPLAALTERYTSRATTGERPFASPVHWAAFTAWGV
- a CDS encoding protein kinase domain-containing protein — translated: MKQLEGADPVAVGKYRTIAELGRGGMGRVLLSSAPDGRLVALKQVRSQFVEDDGFRARFRREVEASRKVSGAYTSAIIDADADAPEPWLTSEFVPGPSLQHAVATVGALPEESVLRMTAGLASALSDIHRVGLVHRDLKPSNVLLADDGPRVIDFGIARAADSEEGSELTTTGWLVGSPGFMSPEQAQGAPLDSASDIFSLGTVLVMACTGACPFTGPSLPQTLYNVVHTEPDLSGLPAKIRPIVARCLAKDPAARPSAAQLRESLGSLAPSPRPWPQEIHELIAEQQAEIERLRVELRKRPAVPESVAPVLDKPAPPYPGSPPASARRGFAVGAGIAAGLAIAATVLALVPGRDGGTGTVADPEATVTASRQPTGDPTAPGSAQPTPDPTTEAPPTPTVEPTPPAPEPSAAPEPSEQAPTTVTTRSSTRPASIVSCFGDYLEEPESVLLHCGDGKGMLRGLTWSDWGLSTAHASGQEWMVICRPSCANGSEVHYPATVTLTGLVGGRYTTMQIRTPQSPHGPVSRYRIDSNGPTQTD